In Erigeron canadensis isolate Cc75 chromosome 1, C_canadensis_v1, whole genome shotgun sequence, a single window of DNA contains:
- the LOC122606064 gene encoding auxin-induced protein 15A-like: MAIRMPRATQAKHILRRSFSNGSRKSTFVDIPKGFLAVYVGEQEKKRFVVPISLLGQPMFQELLQQAEEEFGFDHPMGGLTIPCSEDVFHDVASSLGAL, encoded by the coding sequence ATGGCCATCCGCATGCCTCGGGCCACTCAAGCAAAACATATTTTGAGACGATCTTTCTCAAACGGAAGCAGAAAATCAACATTTGTAGACATTCCAAAAGGCTTTCTTGCCGTTTATGTTGGGGAACAAGAAAAGAAGCGATTTGTGGTTCCTATATCATTGTTAGGCCAACCTATGTTTCAAGAGCTACTGCAACAGGCTGAGGAAGAATTTGGGTTCGATCATCCAATGGGTGGCCTCACAATTCCATGTAGTGAAGACGTATTCCATGATGTTGCTTCTTCTTTGGGCGCATTATAA
- the LOC122606074 gene encoding auxin-induced protein 15A-like, whose amino-acid sequence MAIRLPRATQAKQILRRSFSNGSTKSTFVDIPKGFLALYVGEQEQKRFVVPISLLEQPMFQELLQQAEEEFGFDHSMGGLTIPCSEDLFHDVASTLGAL is encoded by the coding sequence ATGGCAATCCGTCTGCCTCGGGCTACTCAAGCAAAACAAATTTTGAGACGATCATTCTCAAATGGAAGTACAAAATCAACATTTGTAGACATTCCAAAAGGCTTTCTTGCCCTTTATGTTGGGGAACAAGAACAGAAGCGATTTGTGGTTCCTATATCTTTATTAGAGCAGCCTATGTTTCAAGAGCTACTTCAACAGGCTGAGGAAGAATTTGGGTTCGATCATTCAATGGGTGGCCTCACAATTCCATGTAGTGAAGACCTATTTcatgatgttgcttctactttGGGTGCATTATAA
- the LOC122600275 gene encoding auxin-responsive protein SAUR21-like: MAIRMPRIVQAKQILRRSFSNGRSTPTSMNIPSGYFAVYVGKQEKKRFVVPVSLLRQPSFQKLLHQSEEEFGYDHPMGGLTIPCSEDIFIDLAVSLGAL, encoded by the coding sequence ATGGCCATTCGTATGCCTCGGATCGTTCAAGCAAAACAAATTCTTCGAAGGTCATTTTCAAATGGGAGAAGTACACCAACATCAATGAACATCCCATCAGGCTATTTTGCGGTTTATGTTGGAAAGCAAGAAAAGAAGCGATTTGTGGTTCCTGTTTCATTATTGAGACAACCTTCATTTCAAAAACTACTACACCAGTCAGAAGAAGAATTTGGGTATGACCATCCAATGGGTGGCCTCACAATTCCATGCAGTGAAGACATATTCATTGATCTTGCTGTCAGTCTAGGTGCCTTATGA
- the LOC122606052 gene encoding auxin-induced protein 15A-like, producing MGIRMPRATQAKQILRRSFSNGSKKSSSLDIPKGYFAVYVGEQEKKRFVVPISLLGQPLFQELLQQAEEEFGFDHPMGGLTIPCSEDLFHDVASCLGAL from the coding sequence ATGGGCATCCGTATGCCTCGGGCCACTCAAGCAAAACAAATTTTGAGACGATCATTTTCAAATGGAAGCAAAAAATCATCATCTCTAGACATTCCAAAAGGCTATTTTGCCGTTTATGTTGGGGAACAAGAAAAGAAGCGATTTGTGGTTCCTATATCATTATTAGGCCAACCTCTGTTTCAAGAGCTACTTCAACAGGCTGAGGAAGAATTTGGGTTTGATCATCCAATGGGTGGCCTCACGATTCCTTGTAGCGAAGACCTATTTCATGACGTTGCTTCTTGTTTGGGCGCATTATAA
- the LOC122583532 gene encoding auxin-responsive protein SAUR21-like — MAIRMPRIVQAKQILRRSFSNGRSTTTSMNIPSGYFAVYVGEQEKKRFVVPVSLLRQPSFQKLLHQSEEEFGYNHPMGGLTIPCSEDIFIDLAGSLGAL, encoded by the coding sequence ATGGCCATTCGTATGCCTCGGATCGTTCAAGCAAAACAAATCCTTCGAAGGTCATTCTCAAATGGGAGAAGTACAACAACATCAATGAACATCCCATCAGGCTATTTTGCGGTTTATGTTGGAGAACAAGAAAAGAAGCGATTTGTGGTTCCAGTTTCATTATTGAGGCAACCTTCATTCCAAAAACTACTACACCAGTCAGAAGAAGAATTTGGGTATAACCATCCAATGGGTGGCCTCACAATTCCATGCAGTGAAGACATATTCATTGATCTTGCTGGTAGTTTAGGTGCCTTATGA
- the LOC122579912 gene encoding coiled-coil domain-containing protein 90B, mitochondrial-like gives MALVLKRALQQSGGIIKPGLKNNIYRGVSKQRGYDNTYSRHISQLVNPNARRVCLVDTLALVRSLEAQGFPSKQAEAITSSITEVLNDSLESVSDTFVSKADMEKTMMLQEAHLSKFKSEVQISQEHHFSMLQRETEKLRTDIDKMRSELRYEIDKVTAGHRLDLNLEKGRIRDVMNLQNAETTGLTNKLDQEIHGLRAQLEAAKYDVIKYCIGTLTSISAIGLAFIRIFM, from the exons ATGGCTTTGGTTTTGAAGCGAGCACTACAACAATCAGGAGGAATCATCAAACCGGGGTTAAAAAACAACATATACAGAGGCGTATCAAAACAGAGGGGATATGATAATACATACAGCAGACATATTTCACAGCTCGTAAACCCTAATGCCAGACGTGTCTGTCTTGTTGATACTCTCGCTTTG GTAAGGAGTTTAGAAGCACAAGGTTTTCCATCAAAACAGGCCGAAGCAATAACATCCTCCATCACCGAAGTTCTTAATGATAGTTTGGAAAGTGTGTCTGATACCTTTGTTTCAAAAGCTGATATGGAGAAG ACAATGATGCTTCAAGAAGCACATCTTTCCAAGTTCAAGTCTGAAGTTCAAATTTCCCAG GAGCACCACTTCTCTATGTTGCAACGTGAGACTGAAAAGCTACGAACGGATATAGACAAAATGCGAAGTGAGCTAAG ATATGAGATCGACAAGGTCACTGCAGGTCATCGCTTGGATTTAAATCTTGAAAAAGG TCGTATTCGTGATGTGATGAACCTTCAGAATGCTGAAACCACTGGCCTGACTAACAAGCTTGACCAA GAAATTCATGGTTTAAGAGCCCAATTAGAAGCTGCAAAGTATGATGTAATCAAGTATTGCATTGGAACACTTACATCTATATCTGCTATTGGTCTTGCCTTCATTCGTATCTTCATGTAG
- the LOC122600267 gene encoding auxin-responsive protein SAUR19-like, which produces MAIRMPRIVQAKQILRRSFSNGRSTSASMNIPSGYFAVYVGEQEKKRFVVPVSLLSQPSFQKLLHQSEEEFGYNHPMGGLTIPCNEDIFTDLAARLGAL; this is translated from the coding sequence ATGGCCATTCGTATGCCTCGGATCGTTCAAGCAAAACAAATCCTCCGTCGGTCATTCTCAAATGGAAGAAGTACATCAGCATCAATGAACATCCCATCAGGCTATTTTGCGGTATATGTTGGAGAGCAAGAAAAAAAGCGATTTGTGGTTCCTGTTTCATTGTTGAGTCAACCTTCATTCCAAAAATTACTACACCAGTCAGAAGAAGAGTTTGGGTATAACCATCCAATGGGTGGCCTCACAATTCCATGTAATGAAGACATATTCACTGATCTTGCTGCTCGTTTAGGCGCCTTATGA
- the LOC122583541 gene encoding auxin-responsive protein SAUR21-like has protein sequence MAIRMPRIVQAKQILRRSFSNGRSTPTSMNIPSGYFAVYVGELEKKRFVVPVSLLSQPSFQKLLDQSEEEFGYNHPMGGLTIPCSEDIFTDLATRLGAL, from the coding sequence ATGGCCATTCGTATGCCTCGGATCGTTCAAGCAAAACAAATCTTAAGACGGTCATTCTCTAATGGAAGAAGCACGCCAACATCAATGAACATCCCATCAGGCTATTTTGCGGTTTATGTTGGAGAGCTAGAAAAGAAGCGGTTTGTGGTTCCTGTTTCACTATTGAGTCAACCTTCATTCCAAAAATTACTGGACCAGTCAGAGGAAGAGTTTGGGTATAACCATCCAATGGGTGGCCTCACGATTCCATGCAGTGAAGACATATTCACTGATCTTGCTACTCGTTTAGGCGCCTTATGA